Proteins from a single region of Plasmodium brasilianum strain Bolivian I chromosome 13, whole genome shotgun sequence:
- a CDS encoding hypothetical protein (conserved Plasmodium protein) produces MNNFNTSENNSIIYFEEKLKNETDDKFLNLPTSLNGNLAFSSLDFQKIEPSYFLTNNLNNSSTDDKGEHIIFEREHDKNKFEKKKVFLFDLSEEQKVQVENFKIRKIMQNEMYLKKNKVLKYIIHIFLCDILKEKPDDVYEYAANYFTQPNLKQSILQKLKSMLTKS; encoded by the exons atgaataattttaatacgtcagaaaataattctataatatattttgaagaaaaattaaaaaatgagacGGATGATAAGTTTCTTAATTTACCTACTTCTTTAAATGGAAATCTAGCATTTTCTTCACTcgattttcaaaaaattgaaCCTAGCTATTTCTTGACGAATAATCTGAATAACTCGTCAACTGATG ATAAAGGTGAACATATCATATTTGAGAGAGAACATGATAAgaataaatttgaaaaaaaaaaagtctttttatttgatttgtCCGAGGAGCAAAAAGTGCAagtagaaaattttaaaatacgcaaaataatgcaaaatgaaatgtatttaaaaaaaaataaagttttaaaatacatCATACATATCTTCTTGTGTGATATATTGAAAGAGAAACCAGACGATGTCTATGAATATGCCGCTAACTATTTTACGCAGCCTAACTTGAAACAAAGCATTTTGcagaaattaaaaagtatgtTAACCAAGTCCTAA